AATCACTGTTAATAAAAAAGATGTTGAAGAGTACATCCCACACGCTGACCTTCGTCTTGTAATCAACCAACCATTCGCAGTTACTTCAACTGCAGGTTCATACGACGTTTTCGTTAACGTTGTAGGTGGTGGATACGCTGGTCAAGCAGGAGCTATCCGTCACGGTATCGCTCGTGCCCTTCTTCAAGTAGACCCAGACTTCCGCGATTCATTGAAACGCGCAGGACTTCTTACACGTGACTCACGTAAAGTTGAGCGTAAGAAACCAGGCTTGAAAAAAGCTCGTAAAGCATCACAATTTAGTAAACGTTAAAACTTATTTAAACTTATTGAAAGCATTTCGTATCAAAAATACGGGATGCTTTTTCTGTTCACCCCAAATTTTTGTAACTAGGTGATACTTGAAATTAATACAAATTTGGTTGTTTTTGATAAATCTAAGCAACACTACATGATGAAGTGAAAGGGGATGAATCTTTGATAGTATTCACTTATTGTGAAATATGATATAT
The window above is part of the Streptococcus sp. Marseille-Q6470 genome. Proteins encoded here:
- the rpsI gene encoding 30S ribosomal protein S9; protein product: MSQAQYAGTGRRKNAVARVRLVPGTGKITVNKKDVEEYIPHADLRLVINQPFAVTSTAGSYDVFVNVVGGGYAGQAGAIRHGIARALLQVDPDFRDSLKRAGLLTRDSRKVERKKPGLKKARKASQFSKR